The Pseudomonas sp. MPC6 nucleotide sequence TCTGGCCGTTCTTGTACAACGCACCAATCGCCTTTTTGAAGTTGCCCTTGCTGACACCAAACATGCTGGTGATCACCGTCGGATCGCTCTTGTCGCTCACCGGCAGTGTGCCGTTGTTGTCACGCAACCTGGCGAGAATCTTCGAATTGAGGCTGGTGGCCGCTTCTTCGCCGACCGGTTGCAGGCTCAGGCTGATCTTGCCATCGGCCCGGACTTCTTTGATAAAGCCCTTTTCTTCCTTACCGGCGCGCATGAACTTGAAGATTTCGTTCTTGTGGATCAGGCCCCAGTGCTTGTTGTTGATGATCGCCTTGAACCCCATGTCGGTGGCTTCGGCGACCAGCAAATCAACTTCCTGGCCAGGGGTGTAGCTGGCCGGGGTCTTGTCCAGGTAGCGGTCCAGACGCGCCGTCGCCGTGATGCGGCGGGTGTGCTTGTCGAGGTAGACGTGCACCACGACATACTCGCCAGCGGTCATCTGACGTTTTTCTTCGGAGTACGGCAGCAACAGATCCTTCGGCAAGCCCCAATCCAGGAAAACCCCGATGCTGTTGACTTCAACGACTTTCAAACTGGCGAATTCACCGACCTGCACTTTCGGTTTTTCGGTAGTTGCGATGAGTTTGTCATCGCTGTCCAGATAAACAAAAACGTTGAGCCAGTCTTCATCTTCGCTGGGAATATCCTTGGGAATATAACGATTGGGCAGGAGGATTTCGCCGTCCGCGCCACCGTCCAGATATAAACCGAAGTTAGTGTGTTTAACCACTTGCAAACTGTTGTAACGCCCGACTAAAGCCATGTCCAAATACCCTCATTGCGTGGGCGGCATTCTACCCGGTTTTGCGGGTCGCGTTCGGCGGCCAGCCCGATGGCGCAGGAAAATCCTCTGAAGCCCTTAATTTTCCTGATTTTTATCCCGCACGCCTGGCCACTCGTCTGGCCGCGCTGACGCTGCCCGCGGCTGTCAGCCAGGCAAAAACCGTCACTTTCAAGCTGCAGTTTTTAGTTAAAACAGCAGCTTAGGGGCATTTCCCGAATAATAACTTGCGATTCATCACTGACCTGCGACGGGTATTTCGGGAGGATATTTACCAAGCAATTGTCAAGTATTTCCTGTACTATGCCTGGCCAAGTTAATTTCTACAGGTTAATGGCCGCCATGCGTGTAAAAGCATCCAACAGCAAAGCAAAGCCAGCTCCAGCCGTTGAAACCAGCGAATCGATCAACAACCAGATCGCTGCGTTCCTCAAGTCCGGCGGCGAGATCCAGCAAATTGCCAAAGGCGTCAGCGGCCAGACGTTCGGCCCGTCCAAGCAGATCACCTTGGGCAAAAAGTAACGCTACAGAATCTCTCCGAGATAACTGGTCCCTAAGCGCTTTGAGCGTTGAAGCGCTTGGACTGGAACCCTTCCGCAACATCCCGCCCAACACCCATCTTTCAAAAATCGACGAACGGCCATCAATGCCGAGCATTCGCCGGTATCCTTGCACACGTCTAGATCAAGCGTTTCAGCAGGTTTTTTTCCTGCACCTCGCTGTTCATGGAGTGACGCATGCTCAAACCCTCTCTGTTCCTGCTCGCCAGCCTGCTGGCGTGTCCGTTAGCCAATGCGCAAATCTTCCAGCGTGAGCTGGGCGCCTTCGACCTCAAGCTGGGCACCACCCCCAGTCGCAGCATGGCCCAGGGCCTGGTCCAACCTTCCAGCACCGGCTCGTTCCACGGTGGTCTCGACCTGAGCCACGATAGCGGATTCTACGTGGGCCAATGGTCACCGAGCGCGGGCTTGAGCCCGGGTAACAACCTCGAAGTCGATTCCTACATGGGTTTTAAACAGCCCTTCGACCACAGCCTCGGCTACGAAGTCGGCATGATCCATTACAGCTACCCGACAGTGGAGACGCTCGACAGCCAGGAGCTTTTCGGTGGCCTGACCCTGCTGGGCAGTCGGTTTGGCGCGGCGTTAAGCAACGATCCGGACAAACGCAACAGCACGGTATTCGCCGACCTGAGCGGAAATCAGCCGTTCGGCATCGGGGTCAGCATGAAATACACCACCCATCGGCTCAACGTTCCGGTGTCCGTCGAGGGTGGATATGTCGGCAGTTTCACCGATTGGTCAGTGACGCTCTCCCGTCCCTTCATGGGCATCGACCTGGACCTGATCTATAGCGATTCCAGCCTCAGCGGCAGCGACTGTTCCGCTTATTCCGGGCACAACAGCCAGTGCGATGGCCTGGTCACCCTGAAAGCGCAACATGCCTTCTATTGATTGGCTGAACTGGCGGGCTCATCCAGCGTCCACATGAGAACCCACGCATTCGCAAGGACTTGCCCATGTCGCGCTGGTTGAAGTGCCTCGCCGTCGTTATCACCCTCAGTCTCGCCCTCGGCGCGTGCAGCCGCATGGACCTGGCCTATCGCAATCTCGACGTGATCATCCCGTGGTCGCTCGGCGATTACCTGAATATGAACGGCGAGCAGAAAGACTGGTTCAACGAACGCCTGCGAGAGCACCTGAGCTGGCACTGCACCACGCAGCTGCCGGGCTACCTCGACTGGCTGGACCGCTTGCAGGACATGGTCCAGCGCAACCAGGTCACCGACGCTGCGCTGCAAGCCCGCACTCAGGAAGCCAAACAGGCCATCGCCCAGACAGCCCGGGAAATCACCCCATCAGCCATCGAGTTGTTGCAGGGGCTGAATGACCAGCAAGTCGCGGAAATGAACGACGCCTTCGCCAAAGACCAGCGCAAACGCCAGGAGCAATACCTCAAACCGTCGCGTGATCAGCAAATCAAGGAGCGTGGCCAACGCATGGAAAAACGCCTGAATGATTGGCTCGGCCCGCTCAGCCCGACCCAACAGCAACGAGTAGTCGCCTGGTCAAATGCCCTGGGCGATCAGAACACGCAATGGATCGCTAACCGCGTCCATTGGCAAAAGCAATTCAGTGCGGCGGTCGCGCAGCGCCAGAGCCCGAAATTCCCACAGCGCATCGAGACGCTTCTGGTCAATCGAGAGGCGTTGTGGACACCCGCCTATCGCCAGGCCTACGCCAACACCGAAGCCCAGGCGCAGTCGCTGTTCGTGGACTTGCTGGCTGAAAGTACGCCGGAGCAACGGCAGCGATTGCTGAAGAAGATCGACGGGGTGCGCAAGAATTTCAATGATTTGAAATGTTTGAAAGCGGCCAGACAAGGTTAGCCCCCCCTGTACGAGCTGGCTTGCCAGCGAAGGCGGCCTTGAGCCTTGCAGTGCCCATGACGACGCCTTCGCTGGCAAGCCAGCTCCTACAGGGGTCAGGCGTTGATCACAATCCAGCGGTATGCAGGTGATCATGTAGGAGCTGGCGTGGGGCTCAGGCGATCTGCGCCTTCGACGCCACTTGATCAAACGTCACTTCGTCCAGCGCATCGTCCTGCTCATCCAGCACCTGGCGCGGATGGTCATTGCCCGGAATGCTGCTGTCGATCAGGCTCAATAAACTCGAGCCCCGTGGCGTCAAAATGTAGTTCGAGCCAGTGCCTCCCTGTTCTTCAGGCCGAGGCTCGATATAGCCGCGCTCCAGCAGCAATTTTTCGTACTCGCCAGCCACCGCTTTCAGGTGATCCAGGTTTTCCGTCTGCTCGCCTTCAGTCGCTTTCTCGGCCGCAAGTTGTTCGGCATAAGGCCGTGGCGTAAAGCTGCTGGCACCGTTCTGTACTTCGTGCAGCAAGCGTTCAATCAAATCCCAGTTATAAGTCGTCATCCTGATCAACCTCCAGCGCCCGTGAGTGAGATGGCTTACATAGGTTGTGACCGACAGCGTGCGCAGCCGTTCAGCCGAGGTATTGAATAGCTTTTGAACAGCACCGACCGGCGGTATGTCGAATTGGGCACAGGTCAAACGACTAGCTGTGTCAGATACCTCCCCGCATCCCGCAGGAGAAACCCATGAACATTCAGAATCATCCCGTCGTCTCCCGAGAAGAATGGCTCGCCGCCCGTAAACAACACCTGGCCAACGAAAAAGCCTTCACCCGGGAACGGGACAAACTCAGCGCCGAACGTCGCGCCCTGCCCTGGGTGAAAATCGACAAGGACTACCGTTTCCAGGGTCCTGACGGCGAATTGAAACTGGCCGATCTGTTCGGCGGCCGCAGCCAGTTGATCATTTACCACTTCATGTTTGCCAAAGGCTGGGACGAAGGCTGTTCCGGTTGCTCCTTCCTGTCCGACCATATCGACGGAGCCAACCAGCACCTGGCCCACCATGACGTGGCAGTGGTGGCGGTTTCCCACGCACCCTTCGCCGAGTTCCAGGCGTTCAAACGGCGCATGGGCTGGAAATTCGCCTGGGTATCGTCAGCAGGCTGCGATTTCAATTACGACTTCGGTGTTTCCGCTCGGGCCGAAGACGTCGCCGCCGGCAAGGCGACCTACAACTACGAAAAATCCGACGGCAGCGAAGACGAACTCCCCGGCCTGAGCGTGTTTTATCGCAACGACGACGGCGAAATCTTCCATACCTACTCCACCTACGCCCGCGGCCTCGACCTGTTGGTCGGCGCCTACAACTACCTGGACCTGACGCCCAAGGGCCGCAATGAAGAGCAAATCATGGAATGGGTGCAGCTTCATGATCAGTATGGAGGTGAGGCTTCATCCAGCTGCTGTCATGGGGAATAGACCGTGGGGACCGAGTCGCGGCTATCGCGAGCAAGCTCGCACAGGTGCAGCTTGAAAGGATAATCTGCATTCGCCCATTCCCGGTGCTGAACTTTTTCCACGCTTGAACCCTCAACCGGATAACCCGCCTTAACCGGAACTGAGGCTCGCCCTATGAAAACCTTGCTGAAATTCACTATCGCCGCCACCCTCGCCTGCGCCCTCCCCGCATTTGCTTGCACGCCAGAAGAAGCCACGGCCAAGCGCGAACAACTGGCCAGGGAGGTCGCCAAGCTCACCGAGCAGAATCCGGCCAAGGCCAAGGAAATCAATGACGAGCTGCAGAAAATGGACCTTGGCACTGCGAGCAAGGATTTGCCGGATAAGTGCCAGTTGATCGATCAGCGATTGAAGGAGCTGGGAACGGCTGAAAAGAAAGCTGAGGGTTGAAGGCCAGATCAAAAGATCAAAAGATCAACCAGATTTCCAGGCATAAAAAAACCCGGACGCTGTCCGGGTTTTTTACTACATCGCTACCAACGCCTTATTCAGCAGCCGGCGCTTCCGGCTTGCGGCGCTTGAGCGGCGCCATGCCGTCCTTGCTGACCAGCGACAGGGCGTCGGTCTTCGGGCGGTTGGCGATCTTGCGCTTGGTCGGGGCCTTGGCGCCGGTTTTCTTCTTGTCGCCCTTGGCGTCGACCTTTTTCTTCTTCACGCCAACGGCTTTGCCCGAGGCCTTGACCTTTTTCGGTCCGCCGTAGGTACCTTTGACTTCCTTGATGGTGCGGCGCTCGAAGCTCTGCTTGAGGTAGCGCTCGACGCTCGACATCAGGTTCCAGTCGCCGTGGCAGATCAGCGAGATGGCCAGGCCATCGTTGCCGGCGCGGCCGGTGCGACCGATGCGGTGCACGTACTCGTCGCCGCTGCGCGGCATGTCGAAGTTGATCACCAGGTCCAGGCCGTCAACGTCCAGGCCGCGAGCGGCGACGTCGGTGGCGACGAGGATTTTCACGCCGCCCTGCTTCAGGCGGTCAATCGCCAGTTTGCGATCTTTCTGGTCTTTGTCGCCGTGCAGCACGAATGCTTTGTAGTCCTGCGCCACCAGGCGGCCGTAGATACGGTCGGCCATGGCCCGGGTGTTGGTGAACACGATGGCCTTCTGATAGGTCTCGTTGGCCAGCAGCCAGTTCACGATCTGTTCTTTGTGCTGGTTGTGGTCAGCGGTGATGATCTGCTGACGGGTGGTCGCATTCAGGTCGCTGACGTTGTTCAGCTGCAGGTGCTCAGGGTCGTTCAGCACCTTGGCGACCATCTCGCGCAGGCCCGAACCGCCGGTAGTGGCGGAGAACAGCATGGTCTGCTGGCGGTTGGTGCACTCTTGCACCAGACGCTGCACGTCTTCGGCAAAGCCCATGTCGAGCATGCGGTCGGCTTCGTCGAGCACCAGGACTTCAACTTCTTTCAAGTCGAGGTTGCCGGCGTTGAGTTGCTCGATCATCCGCCCCGGCGTACCGATCAGGATGTCCGGCACTTTGCGCAGCATCGCGGCCTGGACCTTGAAGTCTTCACCGCCGGTGATCAGACCGGATTTGATGAAGGTGTACTGGGCGAAGCGCTCGACTTCCTTGATGGTCTGCTGGGCCAGCTCGCGGGTCGGCAGCAGGATCAGGGTCTTGATACTGACGCGGACTTTCGCCGGGCCGATCAAGCGGTTGAGGATCGGCAAAACGAATGCAGCGGTTTTGCCGCTACCGGTTTGCGCTGTCACCCGCAGGTCACGCCCTTGGAGCGCCAGCGGAATAGCCGCTGCTTGCACAGGCGTTGGCTCGACAAATTTAAGCTCGGCCACGGCTTTGAGCAGGCGTTCGTGCAGGGCGAATTGGGAAAACACGGGTGCTACCTCGAAGAAATACAAAAAAACAGCTGCATAGGGTAACGGTTTCGAGCGCCCAGGCCGAGTTTCTTTATACAAACGGCTGCAAACAGTGGCTTTTTTGTTGCCTGATTTGTCCCAGAACGTAATACGTAGCGTCTTAAATGCTCTAATCGCCCCGTCGCGTCCTACAGAAGATACGTTTGCCCATGGATATCAAACAGCTCTGGCTCAATGTCCAAGACCTTTGGGGTGCTCTCGATCAGCACCCGCTCCTGCATTCCAGCCTCGGTTTGCTGTTGCTGCTGGTGGTGGCGCTGGCCCTCGGACGAGTGGCGCGTTACCTGATTCTACACGCGACCAAAATACTTGGCCGCCAACCGGCGCTGCACTGGATCAACGATTTTCGCCACAACAAGGTGTTTCATCGCCTGGCACAGATGACGCCGTCGCTGGTGATCCAGTTCGGTCTGCACCTGGTGCCGGAACTGGGCAAGACCAGCCTGGTGTTCCTCGGCAACGTGGCGCTGGCGTTCACCATTCTGTTCCTGGTGCTGGCCGTCAGCGCCCTGCTCAACGCCCTGCTGGACATCTATGCCCGCACCGAACACGCCCGTACCCGTTCGATCAAAGGTTATGTGCAACTGGCGAAAATGGTGTTGTTCGTGTTCGGCGCGATCATCATCGTCGCCACCCTGATCGACCGTTCTCCGCTGTTGCTGCTGTCAGGCCTGGGCGCCATGTCGGCGGTGATTCTGCTGGTCTACAAGGACACCCTGCTGTCGTTCGTCGCCAGCGTGCAGCTGACCAGCAACGACATGCTGCGGGTCGGCGACTGGATCGAGATGCCGCAAGTCGGCGCCGATGGCGATGTGGTGGACATCACGCTGCACACGGTGAAGGTGCAGAATTTCGACAAGACGATTGTGTCGATCCCGACCTGGCGCCTGATGTCCGAGTCGTTCAAGAACTGGCGCGGCATGCAGCAGTCCGGTGGTCGACGGATCAAGCGCAGCCTGTTCATCGATGCCAGCGGCGTGCGTTTCATTCGCGACGACGAAGAACAGAAGCTGGCCCAGGTGCATCTGCTGACCGACTACATCAGCCGCAAACAGGCCGAACTCAAGGCCTGGAACGAAGCCCAGGGCAACGTCGCGGCGATGTCGGCCAACCGGCGGCGGATGACCAATATCGGGACCTTCCGCGCCTATGCGCTGGCCTATCTGAAGAGCCACCCGGAAATCCAGCCGAACATGACCTGCATGGTTCGCCAGATGCAGACCACCGCCCAAGGCATTCCGCTGGAAATCTATTGTTTCACCCGCACCACGGTGTGGGCCGATTACGAGCGGATCCAGGGGGATATTTTCGATTACCTGCTGGCGGTGCTGCCGGAGTTTGGCTTGAGTCTTTATCAGCAGCCCAGTGGCGGGGATCTAAGGGCCGGGTTGTTGCCGGCGGTGCTTGGCGCGAGCCATATTCCCCAGCCTGAAAAGCACGTTATGTAAGACTACATACCCCGTAGGAGCGAGGCTTGCCCGCGAAGGCGGTGTGTCAGACACCCATCGCCTGACTGACACACCGCCTTCGCGGGCAAGCCTCGCTCCTACAGGGTTCAGTGTACGGTTACAGGTTTGCGTACACCCAACCGGCTGATCCAAACCGCCATCAGTATCACCGACCCGCCCAGGAACAACCGCCCCAGCTCCTCATCCTGATTCCAGATCAGCAAATTGATCAGCAGCCCCACCGGCACATGCAAATTGTTCATCACCGCCAGCGTCCCGCCGTTCACCAGGCACGCCCCCTTGTTCCACCAGTACAGGCCCAATGCCGTCGAGACCAGGCCGAGGAATAGCAGCACGCCCCATTGCAGGGGTGCCTCAGGCAGGAAGTTCTGTTTGCCGAACAACAGAAACGCCGGCAATGCCACCGCCAGTGCGCCGAGGTAGAAGTAACCGAAGCGCCGGTAGTGCGGCAGGTCGCTTGGGTGACGGGCCACCAGATGTTTGTAGAGCACCTGCCCGGCCGCGTAGGTGAAGTTGGCCAATTGCAGCAGCAGAAAACCCATGAAGAAGTCCGGGTTGATCCGGTCGAAGCGGATCACCGCCGCGCCGAGCACGGCCACCAGGGCCGCCACCAGGGCCCAGGGATTGAAACGCCGGTTCAGGGCATCTTCGATCAGGGTCACGTGCAACGGCGTGAGGATGGTGAACAGCAACACTTCCGGCACCGTCAGCACCCGGAAGCTCAGGTACAGGCAGACGTACGTCACGCCGAACTGCAAGGCGCCGATCAACAGCATGCCGCGCATGAACGCCGGTTCCACCGAGCGCCAGCGCGTCAGCGGGATAAAGACCAGGCCGGCGAGCACGACTCGCACCAGCACCGCGAAGTAGCTGTCGACATGTCCGGCCAGGTATTCACCGATCAGGCTGAAGGAAAACGCCTGGATCAGCGTGACAAAAAGTAGATAGCCCATGCTCGCCTCATTTTCGGATGGCGGCGACGATAGCGGGTTTTGCCCGTCACTGCGACTCGGCAACCAATACAAAACCCCCTGTAGGAGCTGGCTTGCCAGCGAAGGGGCCCTCAAGTCTTGCAGCGCTCTCCAGGCCGCCTTCGCTGGCAAGCCAGCTCCTACAGGGGGTTGTGTGTGAGCCCAGCAAATCCCGGGCAAAAAAAAGCCCGATCTCGCTAAAGCGTTCAATCGGGCTACCGCACTCAGGAGCAACAAGTGCAAAGGGAGGTTTGATGCGTGTTCAAGTGTTGCGTCAGGTCACTAGACCCTCCAGCGATTATCTGGCGATTAACGGCTCAGGCGACCAGGGAAAGCCTGGCGTTGGCCTGGTTCAGGCCTTTCTCCTGGAAGTCACCGCCCAGGTTCATGCCTTCGGCGTGAATGAAGGTCACGTCGTGAATGCCGATGAAGCCCATGACCTGGCGCAGGTAGGGTTCCTGGTGATCCGCCGGGCCGCCGGCATAGATCCCGCCGCGAGCGGTCAGCACGTAGGCACGCTTGCCGCTGAGCAAGCCTTGCGGGCCGGTCTCGGTGTACTTGAAGGTCACGCCGGCGCGCAGCACGTGGTCGAGCCAGGCCTTGAGGGTGCTCGGGATCGCGAAGTTGTACATGGGCGCGGCCATGACCAGCACGTCGGCGGCCAGCAGTTCGTCAGTCAGTTGGTTGGAGCGTTCCAGCGCAACCTGTTCGATGTCGTTGCGCTGCTCGGCGGGTTTCATCCAGCCGCCCAACAGGTTGATGTCTAGATGCGGCACCGGGTTGATGGCCAGGTCACGCACGGTGATCTGGTCGTCAGGGTGAGCGGCTTTCCACTGGCTGATGAAGGTCTGGGTCAGTTGACGGGAAACCGAGTCTTGCTGACGGGCACTGCTTTCGATGATCAGAACGCGGGACATGGGCTGTAGCCTCCATCTGAGAATGCTGTAGGTCGATGGAGTGAAGGTTAAACAGAACCATATCGATGAAAAAGCGCAAATAACTGCTATAACCCATCAATAAATTCGTTTATAAACTGAGCATACCTGTGGGGCGGGCTTGCTCGCGAAGGCGGTGTGCCATTCAACAAATTTGTCGACTGATACGCCGCCTTCGCGAGCAAGTCGAATCGTCTCACCGCCGCTCCCACAGGGGACATCGATGCTATTTGGGGGTGCAACTCAGGTTGATCCGCATCTTGATGATGGTCCGGGTGAACTTCGCGGTGGCATTGGTGTGCTTGCCGGCAGGCACGTCGATCCTGCGGGTGCGCGGTGCTTCCGGGCCATTGTTGAACACCACCTTGCAGATCGCATCGGTCGTGCCGAAGTTGTTGACCTGAATGGAAGCGATGTCGCTGTCGGTGTCGTAGGCGTTGTAGTCGATGCTCATGCCGTTCAGCTGTTTCTGCACATCGATCGGATAGGCAAACGCCGTCAGCGGCAGCAGCGCCAGCACGACACAACCCGACAGCACACCACAAAGCTTTTTCATTCAGCAGTCTCCAATAAGGACTGCCAGCTTAGACAAGAGGAGCTGTTCATGAAAGCGCCCCGCGTGACCCTTGATCAATGGCGAACGCTACAGGCCGTGGTCGACCACGGTGGTTTCGCCCAGGCCGCCGAAGCGCTGCACCGCTCGCAATCGTCGGTCAGCTACACCGTGGCACGCATGCAGGATCAACTCGGCGTCCCGCTGCTGCGCATCGACGGCCGCAAAGCGGTGCTGACCGAAGCCGGCGGGGTGCTGCTGCGTCGCTCCCGCCAACTGGTGAAACAGGCCAGTCAGCTCGAAGACCTGGCCCACCACATGGAACAAGGCTGGGAAGCGGAAGTGCGCCTGGTGGTCGACGCCGCGTACCCGAGCGCCCGTCTCGTGCGCGCCTTGACCGCGTTCATGCCGCAAAGCCGTGGCTGCCGGGTGCGTCTGCGCGAAGAAGTGTTGTCGGGCGTAGAGGAGGTATTGCTCGAGGGCGTGGCCGATCTGGCCATTACCGGTTTCAGCATCCCCGGTTACCTGGGCGCGGAATTGAGCGACGTCGAATTCGTCGCGGTCGCGCACCCCGACCATCCCCTGCACCGCCTCAATCGCGAACTGAATTTCCAGGACCTGGAAAGCCAGATGCAAGTGGTCATTCGCGACTCCGGTCGCCAGCAGCCACGGGATGTCGGCTGGCTCGGTGCCGAGCAGCGCTGGACCGTCGGCAGCCTGGCCACCGCGGCGACCTTTGTCGGCAGCGGCCTGGGTTTTGCCTGGTTGCCGCGGCACATGATCGAACGGGAACTCAAGGAAGGTACGCTCAAGCTGCTACCGTTGGATCAGGGCGGCAGCCGTAATCCGAGCTTCTACCTGTATTCGAACAAGGACAAACCCCTGGGCCCGGCGACACAGATCCTCATCGAATTGCTGCGCACCTTTGATACCGCGCCGCTGGATGCGCCTTTCGCCGCCCCTGAACAAGCCTGACACGGAGTGAGAACATGGCCTATTTCGAACATGAAGGTTGTAACCTGCACTATGAGGAATATGGCCACGGCGCGCCGTTGCTGCTGGTCCACGGCCTGGGTTCGAGCACCCTGGACTGGGAACAGCAGATCCCGGCGTTGTCGGCGCGCTACCGGGTGATCGTCCCGGATGTACGCGGCCACGGTCGTTCCGATAAACCCCGCGAACGCTACAGCATCGCCGGGTTCAGTGCCGACCTGGTCGCGCTGATCGAGCATTTGCACCTTGGCCCGGTGCATTTTGTCGGGCTGTCCATGGGGGGCATGATCGGTTTTCAATTGGCAGTGGACCAGCCGCAGCTGCTCAAAAGCCTGTGCATCGTCAACAGCGGGCCGGAGGTCAAACTGCGCAGTCGCGATGATTATTGGCAGTGGTTCAAACGCTGGAGCCTGATGCACGTGTTCAGCATGGGCGCCATCGGCAAAGCCCTGGGCGCCAAGCTGTTTCCTGAACCCGAGCAGGCTCAATTGCGACAAAAAATAGCCGAGCGCTGGGCAAAAAACGACAAGCGTGCTTATCTCGCCAGCTTCGATGCGATCATAGGCTGGGGGGTTCAGGAACGACTTTCCAGGGTTGCCTGTCCAACTCTCATCATCAGCGCCGACCGTGACTACACACCGGTATCGCTGAAAGAGAAGTACGTAAAACTGCTGCCCGATGCGCGGCTGGTGGTGGTCGCCGACTCGCGCCACGCCACCCCGCTGGATCAACCCGAACGCTTCAACCAAACCCTGCTCGAGTTTCTCACCGCAGTCGACACAAACCCAATCAGGATCACTGACCCATGCTGAAAAAAATCGCCCTCGTCGCCGGCTCCGTGCTGTTTGCCGCCAATCTGATGGCCGCAACGCCCGCCGCCAAGGCGCCGCACGTGCTGCTTGAAACCACCAATGGCCAGATCGAGATCGAACTGGACCCGGTCAAGGCGCCGATCAGTACCAAGAACTTCCTTGATTACGTCAACAGCGGCTTCTACAACAACACGATTTTCCACCGGGTGATTCCGGGCTTCATGGTCCAGGGTGGTGGTTTCACTCAACAAATGCAGCAGAAAGACACCAAGGCACCGATCAAGAACGAGTCCAAGAACGGCCTGCACAACGTCCGTGGCACCCTGTCCATGGCCCGTACTTCCGTGCCGGACTCGGCCACCAGCCAGTTCTTCGTCAACGTCAAGGACAACGACTTCCTGGACCAGGGCGACGGCTATGCGGTGTTCGGTAAAGTCGTCAAAGGCATGGACGTGGTGGACATCATCGTCAACACGCCAACCACCACCCGTGGCGGCATGAAAGATGTGCCGGCCGACCCGGTGTTCATCAAGTCGGCCAAAGTCATCGACTAAGCTACACGGCAAGTCTTGAGCGGCTGCCGGAGTGCGCCGCTCACACTGTTCAAAGGAGAGCCCGTGCGCGGGCGGAGAACTGATGCTTTATCGCCGTTTCGAGAAATTGATCGACATTTTCCG carries:
- a CDS encoding alpha/beta hydrolase, which produces MAYFEHEGCNLHYEEYGHGAPLLLVHGLGSSTLDWEQQIPALSARYRVIVPDVRGHGRSDKPRERYSIAGFSADLVALIEHLHLGPVHFVGLSMGGMIGFQLAVDQPQLLKSLCIVNSGPEVKLRSRDDYWQWFKRWSLMHVFSMGAIGKALGAKLFPEPEQAQLRQKIAERWAKNDKRAYLASFDAIIGWGVQERLSRVACPTLIISADRDYTPVSLKEKYVKLLPDARLVVVADSRHATPLDQPERFNQTLLEFLTAVDTNPIRITDPC
- a CDS encoding LysR family transcriptional regulator gives rise to the protein MKAPRVTLDQWRTLQAVVDHGGFAQAAEALHRSQSSVSYTVARMQDQLGVPLLRIDGRKAVLTEAGGVLLRRSRQLVKQASQLEDLAHHMEQGWEAEVRLVVDAAYPSARLVRALTAFMPQSRGCRVRLREEVLSGVEEVLLEGVADLAITGFSIPGYLGAELSDVEFVAVAHPDHPLHRLNRELNFQDLESQMQVVIRDSGRQQPRDVGWLGAEQRWTVGSLATAATFVGSGLGFAWLPRHMIERELKEGTLKLLPLDQGGSRNPSFYLYSNKDKPLGPATQILIELLRTFDTAPLDAPFAAPEQA
- a CDS encoding peptidylprolyl isomerase, which gives rise to MLKKIALVAGSVLFAANLMAATPAAKAPHVLLETTNGQIEIELDPVKAPISTKNFLDYVNSGFYNNTIFHRVIPGFMVQGGGFTQQMQQKDTKAPIKNESKNGLHNVRGTLSMARTSVPDSATSQFFVNVKDNDFLDQGDGYAVFGKVVKGMDVVDIIVNTPTTTRGGMKDVPADPVFIKSAKVID
- a CDS encoding 3-phosphoglycerate kinase, with translation MKKLCGVLSGCVVLALLPLTAFAYPIDVQKQLNGMSIDYNAYDTDSDIASIQVNNFGTTDAICKVVFNNGPEAPRTRRIDVPAGKHTNATAKFTRTIIKMRINLSCTPK